A genomic stretch from Myripristis murdjan chromosome 12, fMyrMur1.1, whole genome shotgun sequence includes:
- the LOC115368690 gene encoding bromodomain-containing protein 3-like isoform X9: MVGVDATPSRFSLSGCILETEVVHNSAGQERGVQLRLHVEQVTAYVSEMQRCFPGACEELTAQTATSRAATMIHSPDSTQIVNPRPPEVISLTKPGRNTNQLQFMKNVVLKALWRHEQAWPFYQPVDAIRLGLPDYYEIIKSPMDLGTIKKRLENNYYWSATECMEDFNTMFTNCYQYNNPTDDIVMMALSLEMVFWKKIANIAPGERELLSPAPKGKSKRNITPGGQDAAVTSSMPPVSQTGLNSTYSALDQSHQTTMKKKGLKRKANAVTSTTSSFSGTPESQPRCGTVGWAAKTLRKNFGERELAQHETNLDGLSEQLEYCDGILNEMLSKKHAACARPFYEPVDAEALGLCDYHDIIKYPMDLSTVKKKMDGREYQDAQSFAADVRLIFSNCYKYNSADHDRIARARKLQAVFENRFANMPDELVDPCSPVGCGVTGSTTPTGSSGSSSLDSSDTEVEHAARHPELQEHGTKAGSQRLSVG; encoded by the exons GATTTAGTCTCTCAGGGTGCATATTGGAGACTGAAGTTGTGCATAATTCTGCAGGACAGGAGCGAGGAGTTCAACTAAGGCTGCACGTGGAG CAGGTCACTGCATACGTCTCTGAAATGCAGCGGTGCTTCCCAGGAGCCTGTGAAGAGCTGACAGCCCAAACAGCAACCAGCAGAGCCGCCACCATGATACACAGTCCAGACTCTACACAGATTGTCAATCCCCGGCCCCCTGAGGTGATCAGCCTCACCAAGCCAGGCCGCAACACCAACCAGCTGCAGTTCATGAAGAACGTAGTGCTCAAGGCCCTGTGGCGGCACGAACAGGCCTGGCCTTTTTACCAGCCAGTCGATGCCATCAGACTTGGACTGCCT GACTATTATGAGATAATAAAGTCTCCTATGGACTTGGGGACCATCAAGAAGCGACTGGAGAACAACTACTACTGGAGTGCTACTGAATGCATGGAGGATTTCAACACCATGTTCACCAACTGCTACCAGTACAACAAC CCAACAGATGACATAGTGATGATGGCCCTTTCCTTGGAGATGGTGTTctggaaaaaaattgccaatatCGCCCCAGGGGAGCGGGAGCTTTTGTCTCCTGCGCCCAAAggcaaaagcaaaagaaatatCACACCAG GTGGACAAGATGcagctgtgacatcatcaaTGCCACCTGTATCTCAAACAGGCCTCAACTCCACATATTCAGCCCTCGACCAGTCACACCAGACCACCATGAAA AAGAAAGGGCTGAAGAGGAAGGCCAATGCAGTCACCTCTACGACCTCCAGCTTTAGTGGTACACCAGAGAGCCAGCCAAGGTGTGGAACGGTAGGCTGGGCTGCCAAAACTCTTAGGAAGAACTTTGGAGAAAGAGAGTTGGCCCAACATGAAACCAACCTCGATGGACTCAGTGAACAGCTGGAATATTGTGACGGTATCCTGAATGAAATGCTGTCTAAGAAACATGCAGCCTGTGCTCGGCCGTTTTATGAGCCTGTTGATGCTGAGGCTCTGGGGTTGTGTGATTACCATGACATCATCAAATATCCCATGGACCTCAGCACTGTCAAA aaaaaaatggatggcCGAGAGTACCAGGATGCACAAAGTTTTGCTGCAGATGTCCGATTAATTTTCTCAAATTGCTACAAATATAACTCTGCAGATCACGATCGCATTGCTAGAGCCAGGAAGCTTCAG GCTGTGTTCGAGAATAGGTTTGCAAACATGCCAGATGAACTTGTAGATCCATGCTCACCTGTGGGTTGCGGGGTCACTGGGAGCACAACCCCAACAGGAAGCAGTGGCAGCTCCAGCTTGGACAGCTCAGACACAGAAGTGGAGCATGCCGCCAGACATCCTGAGTTGCAGGAACAC